The Tolypothrix sp. PCC 7712 region CCATTTTTCACTAATAATCCTGTGGTTGTAATTCCACAATTTTGCAGTTGGGATTGTTCTGCTGGGCTTAATCCCGGTAATTGTTCAATCGGCCAGTTACATTGGATAGAACTTATACTAGGTTTGTTTTTAGAAGGCATTTTTACACATTAAATCAGGGCTGCTTTAACTATTGTGCCGCAGAATTATTTTAGTTAAATAAGGCGGCTATGCTGACCATCAATGACAGCTATAGTGACAGATGGGTAGGTAAGGGCACGGCATCCACAATCTTGTGGTATGTCAAATTATCTTACTGGTGCCGTGCCCCTACAAAGAATTTATTTGCCGCAATTATTTGAATTGGTATAATTTTGGCTGCGATATAAACGTTTAATACACTTGAAGAACTACAACAAATATATCAACCTCATTCCTAATTCGTAATACCTACGGGTTCGCCGTTAGGCGTTCTCGTTAGAGTAGCTGCTGTGCGTCTACGTAATTACGAATTAGTAACTACGAATTACGAATTATTAATGTAGCGCTTCTACCTAATTTTTTTTCTGCGTTCTTCATTTTTTCTATCCAACCAAAACCATTCTTCATCACTCATGTGATGGGCATTTTTTATACGTTGACAAGCCAATTCTAAATATTCAGCCTTAATATCACATCCCAACCATTTTCTACCTAATTGTTCAGCCGTTACTGCTGTAGTACCCGAGCCTAAAAATGGGTCAATTACAATATCTTGCCGTTGAGAAGAAGCAAGAATAAATTTTCTGATTAATTCTTCGGGTTTTTGTGTAGGATGTAGAGTTTTTTCATTCATCCCATTACAAGTTGTGGGGATTTCTATCACATCTCTGGGTTTAGCTCCTTTTGAATGGGGATTCCAAGTTTTGCCATGATTCTTACCATTATTTGCATACTGGCTAGTGATTGCTTGGGGATGAGATGGATATTTTAATGTATGTTCTCCATATAAAATCCGCACGTTATCTATATCCATATAAAAACTTTTTGACTTGCGAAAATGCAAAATACTTTCATGA contains the following coding sequences:
- a CDS encoding DNA-methyltransferase, which translates into the protein MKLFYSHENGELWQGDAIEWLGSLDTESVDLVIADPPYNIKKAEWDTFTSQEAYVQWSLIWIEQVSRILKSTGSFYICGFSEILADIKLPASRFFQGCRWLIWHYKNKANLSNDWGRSHESILHFRKSKSFYMDIDNVRILYGEHTLKYPSHPQAITSQYANNGKNHGKTWNPHSKGAKPRDVIEIPTTCNGMNEKTLHPTQKPEELIRKFILASSQRQDIVIDPFLGSGTTAVTAEQLGRKWLGCDIKAEYLELACQRIKNAHHMSDEEWFWLDRKNEERRKKIR